One part of the Microbacterium aurugineum genome encodes these proteins:
- a CDS encoding MMPL family transporter → MLRTLRSLPLWLTYRRGAWVSLLIAVVAFTALLGALGRASLPAGTDVAPPDSESAQAAMLAEQFPDADEHTVLLVAARDDGGELRDADLTALGALAADVEEETGHEPRGPIISDDGEAAAIQATLTLDGGDDAAAEAVHALRDTVAAHPIDGVGVQVTGGPAFGVDVASAFDGADFTLLIVTLGIVALLLIVTYRSPVLWMIPLVVVALADQLANKATAAIGAGLGLQFDSGIVSVLVFGAGTNYALLLISRYREELAREADHRRALVAAWRATAPAIVASNVTVVLALSTLALAVIPGTRGLGIASAVGLLIALAAVLLVLPPALAVCGRRLFWPFAPRVGDTAVTGRVWGVVAQRVSRRPWVPLVGGLALLGVLAGGLAGASVGLTQVEKFRVASESAAGLTTLGDHFPAGEAQPIVVIGGTAEAEALAAAIDDVPGVLRVSATGDSSDGALTRLLVVGEPAPGTTESLDLVRAVREAAASVPEADAAVGGPVAADLDARDGNQRDLLLIVPLVLAVSLLVLIVLLRSLVAPVLLLAVNILSAVAAIGAGTWLSRVVFGWESLDLQVPLLSFLFLVALGIDYTIFLVHRARIEALTVGTRQGMVRAVTATGGVITSAGVVLAAVFAALGLLPLVTLGQIGLIVGIGVLVDTFVVRTLVVPALFALVGERMWWPRKVGGAGSRADRHGDHPRGGEYEDAAVAVPADAG, encoded by the coding sequence ATGCTCCGCACCCTCCGTTCCCTCCCCCTGTGGCTCACCTACCGTCGCGGCGCGTGGGTCTCCCTGCTGATCGCGGTGGTCGCCTTCACCGCCCTCCTCGGTGCGCTCGGACGGGCGTCGCTTCCCGCCGGCACCGACGTCGCCCCGCCCGACTCGGAATCCGCACAGGCGGCGATGCTCGCCGAACAGTTCCCCGACGCGGACGAGCACACGGTGCTGCTGGTCGCCGCCCGTGACGACGGCGGGGAGCTCCGCGACGCCGACCTCACCGCCCTCGGTGCCCTCGCGGCCGACGTCGAGGAGGAGACCGGACACGAACCGCGTGGTCCGATCATCAGCGACGACGGCGAGGCCGCAGCGATCCAGGCGACGCTGACGCTCGACGGCGGTGATGATGCCGCCGCGGAGGCCGTGCACGCTCTGCGCGACACGGTGGCGGCGCATCCGATCGACGGGGTCGGTGTGCAGGTCACCGGTGGTCCCGCGTTCGGTGTGGACGTCGCCTCCGCGTTCGACGGCGCCGACTTCACCTTGCTGATCGTGACCCTCGGGATCGTCGCACTGCTGCTCATCGTCACCTACCGCTCACCCGTGCTCTGGATGATCCCGCTCGTCGTCGTCGCGCTGGCCGATCAGCTGGCGAACAAGGCGACCGCCGCGATCGGCGCCGGGCTCGGTCTGCAGTTCGATTCCGGCATCGTCAGCGTGCTCGTGTTCGGGGCCGGGACGAACTACGCCCTCCTGCTCATCTCGCGCTATCGCGAAGAGCTCGCCCGTGAGGCCGATCACCGCCGCGCCCTGGTCGCCGCGTGGCGGGCCACCGCTCCGGCGATCGTCGCCTCGAACGTCACCGTGGTCCTTGCGCTGTCGACGCTGGCCCTCGCTGTGATCCCGGGCACGCGGGGGCTCGGTATCGCCTCGGCCGTCGGACTCCTGATCGCGCTCGCCGCCGTGCTGCTGGTGCTCCCGCCGGCGCTCGCCGTGTGCGGTCGTCGGCTCTTCTGGCCGTTCGCGCCGCGCGTGGGCGACACCGCCGTCACGGGGCGCGTGTGGGGCGTGGTGGCACAGCGCGTCTCCCGTCGCCCGTGGGTGCCGCTGGTCGGCGGCCTCGCGCTCCTCGGTGTCCTCGCCGGCGGTCTGGCCGGGGCATCCGTCGGGCTCACCCAGGTCGAGAAGTTCCGGGTCGCGTCGGAGTCCGCCGCGGGGCTGACGACGCTCGGGGATCACTTCCCCGCAGGCGAGGCGCAGCCGATAGTCGTGATCGGAGGGACGGCGGAGGCCGAGGCGCTGGCCGCGGCGATCGACGACGTGCCGGGTGTGCTGCGGGTGTCGGCCACGGGCGACAGCAGCGACGGCGCGCTCACCCGTCTGCTCGTCGTCGGAGAGCCGGCACCGGGCACGACCGAGAGTCTCGATCTGGTCCGTGCCGTGCGAGAGGCCGCGGCGTCGGTGCCGGAGGCGGATGCCGCGGTCGGGGGGCCCGTTGCCGCAGATCTCGACGCGCGCGACGGCAATCAGCGCGATCTGCTGCTCATCGTCCCGCTCGTGCTCGCGGTCAGCCTGCTCGTGCTCATCGTGCTGCTGCGCTCCCTGGTGGCACCGGTGCTGCTGCTCGCGGTGAACATCCTCAGCGCGGTCGCGGCGATCGGTGCGGGCACGTGGCTGAGCCGGGTCGTGTTCGGATGGGAGTCGCTCGACCTGCAGGTGCCGCTGCTGTCGTTCCTGTTCCTCGTGGCGCTCGGGATCGACTACACGATCTTCCTCGTCCATCGCGCCAGGATCGAGGCGCTGACGGTCGGGACGCGGCAGGGGATGGTGCGAGCGGTCACCGCGACGGGTGGGGTGATCACCAGCGCCGGAGTCGTGCTCGCGGCGGTTTTCGCGGCGCTCGGGTTGCTGCCCCTGGTCACGCTCGGACAGATCGGGCTCATCGTCGGGATCGGGGTGCTCGTCGACACCTTCGTCGTGCGCACCCTGGTGGTCCCTGCGTTGTTCGCCCTCGTCGGCGAACGGATGTGGTGGCCGCGGAAGGTCGGGGGTGCCGGATCCCGCGCCGATCGACACGGAGACCACCCGCGCGGGGGAGAATACGAGGATGCCGCAGTCGCCGTCCCCGCAGACGCGGGCTGA
- a CDS encoding IMPACT family protein — MTSVRSYPATIAAAIEHETVIRKSRFLTHVEPVTSVEQAEAVIAGIRKRAWDANHNCTAMVTGLLGDQARSSDDGEPSGTAGIPMLEVLRRRDLTDVVAVVTRYFGGVKLGAGGLVRAYSSAVSETLDQAALVRRAALRQVTLEVPHADAGRYDNLLREWAAHHGATLGEPTYAATATLELWAPQTELPRLTDDLAAASAGAVVPVLGVERIVDVPA, encoded by the coding sequence GTGACCTCCGTCCGCAGCTATCCCGCCACCATCGCCGCCGCGATCGAGCACGAGACGGTCATCCGCAAGTCGCGCTTCCTCACGCACGTCGAGCCCGTGACCTCGGTCGAGCAGGCGGAGGCGGTCATCGCGGGGATCCGCAAGAGGGCCTGGGACGCGAACCACAACTGCACCGCGATGGTCACCGGCCTGCTCGGCGATCAGGCTCGGTCGTCGGATGACGGGGAGCCCTCGGGCACGGCCGGGATCCCGATGCTGGAAGTGCTGCGTCGGCGTGACCTGACCGACGTGGTCGCCGTGGTGACGCGGTACTTCGGCGGGGTGAAGCTCGGGGCGGGAGGGCTCGTGCGCGCATACTCCTCCGCGGTGTCGGAGACCCTCGACCAGGCGGCCCTCGTGCGCAGGGCAGCGCTGCGGCAGGTGACGCTCGAGGTGCCGCACGCCGACGCGGGTCGCTACGACAACCTGCTGCGCGAGTGGGCGGCTCATCACGGCGCGACGCTCGGTGAACCGACCTATGCCGCGACGGCCACGCTCGAGCTGTGGGCCCCGCAGACGGAGCTCCCTCGACTCACCGACGATCTGGCCGCCGCGTCCGCGGGAGCAGTCGTCCCGGTGCTCGGCGTCGAGCGCATCGTCGACGTGCCCGCCTGA
- a CDS encoding DnaJ domain-containing protein produces the protein MFDSPLSASAYEVLGVDPSIDEDGLRRAYRLRLRQTHPDTGGDAAVFIQVQRAWELVGTVESRAAYDRRTGVTHDAGAEWSGWRPPAARTDTRPRARAYGHPGGWRRERYLALIREWAGRGVDVPDPYDPALVRSAPRDVRRLLADALAEEATARTVSDLGMGYTVWHDVVAGADADDKLDHVILGPSGLYGVMSEDFGGVVGFRRGEITGPSLGTRAPVTAALRRMRTIAKAARVRFSGAIVVLPDDDLAQAVTPLGTSRGVPVVVVRRSALAMVLRQGVPHARAIGGNELFDVRTRLQQTVRFV, from the coding sequence ATGTTCGACAGTCCGCTCTCGGCGTCGGCCTATGAGGTCCTCGGCGTCGACCCCTCGATCGATGAGGACGGGTTGCGCCGCGCCTACCGCCTGCGCCTTCGGCAGACCCATCCGGACACGGGCGGCGACGCCGCTGTCTTCATCCAGGTGCAGCGCGCGTGGGAGCTGGTCGGCACCGTCGAGAGCCGCGCCGCCTACGACCGCCGAACCGGCGTGACCCACGATGCCGGTGCCGAGTGGAGCGGATGGCGACCGCCGGCCGCTCGCACCGACACACGTCCGCGCGCCCGTGCCTACGGCCACCCCGGAGGCTGGCGCCGGGAGCGCTACCTGGCGCTCATCCGCGAATGGGCGGGCCGCGGCGTCGACGTGCCCGACCCCTACGACCCCGCCCTGGTGCGCTCGGCACCGCGTGACGTGCGCCGCCTCCTCGCCGATGCCCTCGCGGAAGAGGCGACGGCGCGCACGGTCTCCGACCTCGGGATGGGCTACACCGTCTGGCACGACGTCGTGGCCGGAGCAGACGCTGACGACAAGCTCGACCACGTGATCCTCGGCCCCTCGGGTCTGTACGGCGTGATGTCGGAGGACTTCGGCGGGGTCGTCGGCTTCCGTCGCGGCGAGATCACCGGACCGAGCCTCGGCACGCGGGCGCCCGTCACCGCGGCCCTCCGCCGGATGCGAACGATCGCCAAGGCCGCACGCGTCCGATTCAGCGGCGCCATCGTGGTGCTGCCCGATGACGACCTCGCCCAGGCCGTCACACCGCTGGGCACCAGTCGCGGAGTCCCGGTCGTGGTGGTGCGCCGCAGTGCGCTCGCCATGGTGCTGCGTCAGGGTGTGCCGCACGCGCGTGCGATCGGCGGCAACGAGCTGTTCGACGTCCGGACGCGCCTGCAGCAGACCGTCCGCTTCGTCTGA